From Chloroflexota bacterium, one genomic window encodes:
- a CDS encoding guanylate cyclase gives MLQDLQWLIRAVDRIGADRADSRDQQLRKALLVRASVMFIAAGAAWGIFYILFAEPLAGAIPLGYAIFSALSVAFFAVTRRYEWFRRSQLLLVLFLPFLLQIALGGYINASAVIIWSLICPLGALVYDEPRRAPRWFLGYLALVALSGLLQPYVRVVNNLSPALALFLFVMNIGAVSSIIFVVLYMFVGQQNRLYDLLHREQQKSESLLLNVLPEEIATRLKNDRHTIADQFDAVSVLFADLVGFTPLSTLLSPAEMVELLNDIFMQFDALAEKYGVEKIRTIGDAYMVAAGVPCPRPDHAQALARMALDMCAYIQWRPPFAGHAIDFRIGINSGPAVAGVIGRKKFQYDLWGDTVNTASRMESHGTGGRIQISRETYELLKAEFTCEPRGKVLVKGKGEMETWYLVGVKPVDPPRA, from the coding sequence ATGTTACAAGACTTGCAGTGGCTGATCCGCGCCGTGGATCGGATTGGGGCCGATCGGGCCGACAGTCGTGACCAACAGTTGCGCAAGGCGTTGTTGGTGCGCGCCAGTGTTATGTTCATCGCAGCCGGCGCGGCCTGGGGCATCTTCTACATCCTCTTTGCCGAACCGCTCGCGGGCGCGATCCCGCTCGGTTATGCGATCTTTTCCGCGCTCAGCGTCGCCTTCTTTGCCGTGACCCGTCGTTACGAATGGTTCCGGCGCAGCCAATTACTGCTCGTCCTGTTTCTGCCCTTCCTGCTGCAAATCGCGTTGGGCGGCTACATCAACGCCAGCGCGGTGATCATCTGGTCGTTGATCTGCCCGCTGGGTGCGCTGGTGTACGATGAGCCACGCCGCGCGCCGCGCTGGTTCCTCGGCTACCTCGCGCTGGTCGCGCTCAGCGGCCTCCTGCAACCCTACGTGCGCGTGGTCAATAACCTCTCGCCCGCCCTGGCCCTATTCTTGTTCGTGATGAACATCGGCGCCGTCTCGTCGATCATCTTTGTCGTGCTCTACATGTTCGTCGGACAGCAGAACCGGCTGTACGACCTGCTGCACCGCGAGCAGCAAAAGTCCGAGAGCCTGTTGCTCAACGTCCTGCCCGAGGAGATTGCCACCCGCCTCAAGAACGACCGCCACACGATCGCCGACCAGTTTGACGCCGTCAGCGTGCTGTTTGCCGATCTGGTCGGCTTCACGCCGCTGTCGACGCTGTTGTCGCCTGCCGAGATGGTCGAGTTGCTCAACGACATCTTCATGCAGTTCGATGCGCTGGCTGAAAAATACGGCGTCGAAAAAATCCGCACGATTGGCGACGCCTACATGGTCGCTGCGGGCGTACCGTGCCCGCGGCCCGACCACGCCCAGGCGCTGGCGCGGATGGCGCTCGACATGTGTGCGTACATCCAGTGGCGCCCGCCCTTCGCCGGACACGCGATTGACTTTCGGATTGGCATCAACTCCGGCCCGGCGGTCGCCGGCGTGATCGGCCGCAAGAAGTTCCAGTACGACCTGTGGGGCGACACGGTCAACACGGCCAGCCGCATGGAGTCGCACGGCACCGGCGGCCGGATTCAGATTTCGCGCGAGACTTACGAGCTGCTCAAAGCCGAGTTTACCTGCGAGCCGCGCGGTAAGGTGCTGGTGAAGGGCAAAGGCGAAATGGAGACGTGGTATCTCGTCGGCGTGAAGCCGGTTGACCCGCCACGAGCGTGA